A single Asterias rubens chromosome 13, eAstRub1.3, whole genome shotgun sequence DNA region contains:
- the LOC117298496 gene encoding multidrug resistance-associated protein 5-like, which yields MEGHIDRQDLSGVIYRDSHANRLDSLRVLLPARPGKRDKARSPLDTSGLFSTLMYSFLTSIYLKAHRTEITEDTLTSLMSDRDTTAVNCERFERLWKAETESRGESKASLRRVIFRFIRTRFLAASLVLVCGLTSGFLLTAFVLYLAIQYLEEPGVSTGYSVALAFALFSSAACRVVGMNFMWYLNIRTAGRLRNALMMILYKKVLRLRSSSDISVGEMVNICVNDMQRLYDAVTFLPVLFVSPIFILLILIGCILVVGVPATLMGTIMLLLFIAIQGRLAKINIRLRQKCVKLTDQRTRLMNEVLNCIKLIKMYAWEDIFSSNLSTIRQQECTYLQRAGYLGSYTLGLVLSACPAVLIAAVVGNRLLGNDITAAQAFTLMQLFGSFSIILYLLPNAIKPLSESVVSIQRIQPILMMTESNHEWELPSDPGHALVIENASFSWDVPPTKERITEAEINSNTKYTLVIDDDMANADEKNEESVNTERLTSDENSKMLHRSLNAPQGQSAILRNISLIVPKSRLIGVVGSVGSGKSSLLASLLDQMYLLDGKVTLDGTFAFASQQAWIMNATVRDNILFGEEYNEERYKKAIFSCCLERDLEIMTDGDQTEIGERGVNVSGGQKQRISLARAYYSDRDIYLLDDPLSAVDAHVGKHIFNHCINGVLRGKTILFVTHQLQYLQECDHIILMRDGGISEQGTHNDLIKADDEYARLIDTFHGTVGEDGHNVQPKSRVGRVKENKSMDTDHGMEGNNNIVAVDNDEIAKLINEEDRGRGTVSFSTYRSFIQYAGGVCLAVTNVLLMFLAMLASIATTIWLSIWIQEMVRWKTKVIPGNATDSESPESPTPAYGLLPFNPAGDNAGSDVPPYSPIDGPNENDDNLSFYIPIYIGIFVLALSILGIACVTYIMTLLRATTRIHDRLLHKIMRCPMAFFDTTPLGRILNRFSKDMDEVDLMLPINLMRALIFLSVVLVIQTIIGIILPYYLIIFALVVIASSALYVIFRKGFCEIKRFDNTSRSKMVSHISATMQGLVSIRAYGQSERFMARFKELLDTNSHLLQLFGMAPRWVAVRMDIMAAMLVGVLALLILLAKDTLFSTVVASMALYQALLISGGFLQELVISCTMTESSFISVERMLEYIEKTQSEADDHDEESKPDDSWPSSGDLKFQQVEMRYRPELPLVLKGITCHIQPREKIGIVGRTGSGKSSLGVSLFRLVENASGMILLDGVDIASLGLHDLRSRLAVIPQDPVLFAGSVRMNLDPLEKHSDAELWDALEKTYLKQTISALDSQLEATVIENGENFSVGERQLMCMARVLLRNSKVLLMDEATAAIDTETDSLIQQTIRDAFKECTILIIAHRLNTILDCDKIMVMEKGQIVELDTPKALLADPASQFSAMLEASEHNKGQLD from the exons ATGGAGGGCCACATCGATAGACAAGACTTATCGGGTGTTATATACCGGGACAGCCATGCTAACAGACTGGATTCACTCCGGGTGTTACTACCGGCGAGGCCCGGTAAAAG AGATAAGGCGAGAAGTCCACTAGACACGTCTGGTTTGTTCAGCACCTTGATGTACTCATTCCTAACGTCGATATACCTGAAAGCTCATCGCACTGAAATCACTGAAGACACACTCACCAGTCTCATGTCAGATAGAGATACTACGGCTGTTAACTGCGAACG ATTTGAACGGCTATGGAAGGCAGAGACAGAGTCCAGAGGGGAGAGCAAAGCTTCCCTCAGAAGAGTTATATTCCGGTTTATCCGCACTCGATTCCTGGCTGCGTCTCTTGTCTTAGTATGTGGACTGACAAGTGGATTTCTGCTAACG GCGTTTGTTCTTTACCTTGCCATACAATACCTAGAGGAACCAGGTGTCTCCACTGGATACAGTGTAGCATTGGCCTTTGCGCTGTTCTCATCAGCAGCATGCCGGGTAGTAGGCATGAACTTCATGTGGTACCTCAATATCCGGACTGCAGGACGCCTTCGCAATGCCCTCATGATGATCTTGTACAAGAAGGTGTTGAGACTTCGCAGTTCATCAGATATTTCAGTAGGAGAG ATGGTGAATATCTGCGTTAATGACATGCAACGCCTTTATGATGCGGTGACATTCCTCCCAGTCCTATTTGTCAGCCCAATCTTCATTTTACTGATTCTAATTGGATGTATACTAGTAGTAGGAGTACCAGCCACTCTGATGGGTACCATCATGCTTCTTTTATTCATCGCTATCCAG GGTCGCCTTGCAAAGATTAACATCCGCCTTCGTCAGAAATGCGTGAAGTTAACGGACCAACGTACCCGGCTGATGAATGAAGTCCTTAACTGTATTAAACTCATCAAGATGTACGCGTGGGAAGACATTTTTTCCAGTAATCTGTCCA CAATCCGTCAGCAGGAGTGTACTTACCTTCAGAGAGCTGGGTACCTAGGGAGCTACACCCTTGGGCTGGTGCTGTCTGCTTGTCCTGCTGTGCTCATCGCTGCAGTCGTTGGTAACCGACTACTGGGTAATGACATCACTGCTGCACAG GCTTTTACTTTAATGCAGTTATTTGGCTCCTTTTCTATAATCCTGTACCTGCTCCCGAATGCCATCAAACCATTATCAGAATCAGTGGTGTCCATCCAACGTATACAG CCTATCCTAATGATGACAGAGAGCAATCATGAATGGGAACTCCCATCAGATCCCGGTCACGCCTTGGTTATAGAGAACGCCTCTTTCAGCTGGGATGTCCCTCCCACTAAAGAAAGAATCACCGAGGCAGAAATCAACTCCAACACCAAGTACACATTAGTCATTGATGATGATATGGCTAATGCAGATGAGAAAAATGAAGAAAGTGTAAACACTGAAAGGCTGACATCTGATGAGAATTCTAAGATGCTGCATAGGTCTCTTAATGCACCACAAGGTCAATCCGCAATACTCAGAAACATCAGCCTTATTGTACCAaag TCCCGTCTGATTGGAGTTGTTGGCTCAGTAGGAAGTGGGAAAAGTTCACTCCTAGCCAGCTTGCTGGACCAGATGTACCTACTGGACGGAAAAGTGACCTTAGATGGGACATTCGCCTTTGCCTCACAGCAG GCTTGGATAATGAATGCAACTGTTCGAGACAACATTTTATTTGGTGAAGAATACAATGAGGAGAGATACAAGAAAGCCATCTTCTCTTGCTGCTTGGAAAGAGACTTAGAAATCATGACAGATGGAGACCAAACAGAG ATCGGTGAACGAGGAGTGAATGTTAGTGGTGGACAGAAGCAGCGGATTAGTCTGGCTCGAGCGTATTACTCAGATCGTGATATCTATCTTCTAGATGATCCATTGAGTGCTGTAGATGCACACGTTGGTAAACACATCTTTAATCATTGCATCAATGGAGTACTACGAGGGAAGACAATCTTGTTTGTAACTCATCAACTACAG TACCTTCAAGAATGTGACCACATTATTCTAATGAGAGATGGTGGTATATCTGAGCAGGGTACCCATAATGACCTCATCAAGGCAGACGATGAATACGCCCGTCTAATTGACACGTTCCACGGTACAGTCGGGGAAGATGGACACAATGTACAACCAAAGAGCAGAGTGGGCAGGGTGAAGGAAAACAAGAGCATGGATACTGACCATGGGATGGAAGGAAATAACAATATAGTAGCTGTAGACAATGATGAAATTG CCAAACTTATTAATGAGGAAGATCGAGGTCGTGGGACGGTGTCGTTCAGTACTTACCGTAGCTTCATCCAATATGCCGGTGGTGTTTGCCTGGCAGTCACCAACGTCTTGCTCATGTTCTTAGCGATGTTAGCGTCAATAGCTACCACTATATGGTTGTCAATCTGGATTCAGGAGATGGTGAGGTGGAAAACTAAAGTG ATTCCTGGCAACGCCACGGACTCTGAGTCACCCGAGTCACCGACACCGGCCTATGGTCTGCTACCGTTCAATCCAGCGGGTGACAATGCTGGGTCAGACGTACCTCCATACTCACCGATTGATGGACCCAATGAAAACGATGATAACTTGTCATTCTATATTCCCATTTACATTGGGATATTTGTACTGGCTTTGTCCATCCTTGGAATTGCATGCGTTACTTATATCATG ACTTTGCTTCGAGCTACAACGCGTATCCATGATAGACTACTGCATAAGATAATGCGATGTCCAATGGCATTCTTTGACACTACACCACTGGGTCGTATTCTCAACAGATTCTCTAAAGATATGGAtgaag TTGACTTGATGCTACCGATCAATTTAATGAGGGCGTTGATATTCCTTAGTGTGGTCTTGGTGATCCAGACCATTATCGGAATCATCCTTCCTTACTACCTCATCATCTTCGCTCTGGTTGTCATAGCAAGCAGCGCCCTCTATGTCATCTTTCGTAAAGGCTTTTGCGAGATAAAGCGCTTTGATAACACCTCAAGGTCCAAGATGGTGTCCCATATCTCTGCTACGATGCAGGGATTGGTGTCCATACGGGCATACGGTCAATCAGAGAGATTTATGGCCAG ATTTAAAGAGCTACTTGACACCAATTCACACTTATTACAATTGTTTGGCATGGCACCCCGGTGGGTGGCCGTGCGTATGGACATCATGGCCGCCATGTTGGTCGGCGTGTTGGCACTGCTGATTCTACTAGCCAAGGATACCTTGTTCTCCACTGTCGTTGCCTCCATGGCCTTGTATCAAGCACTTTTG ATTTCCGGTGGGTTTCTGCAGGAACTCGTCATTTCTTGCACAATGACTGAAAGTTCATTCATATCAGTGGAAAGAATGCTGGAGTATATCGAG AAAACGCAATCTGAAGCCGATGATCATGATGAAGAAAGCAAACCTGATGATTCCTGGCCCTCTAGTGGTGACCTGAAATTCCAGCAAGTTGAGATGAGATATCGACCTGAGCTTCCACTCGTCTTGAAGGGGATCACGTGTCATATACAGCCCAGGGAGAAGATTGGCATTGTGGGAAGGACTGGCTCTG GTAAATCTTCATTAGGCGTATCCCTCTTCCGTCTTGTGGAGAATGCCTCTGGTATGATCCTTTTAGACGGAGTAGACATAGCATCTCTTGGCCTCCATGATCTACGATCTAGACTGGCTGTCATCCCTCAAGACCCAGTGCTTTTCGCTGGCAGCGTCAG AATGAATCTGGACCCCTTAGAGAAGCATTCAGATGCTGAGCTGTGGGATGCATTGGAGAAAACTTACCTCAAGCAAACG ATAAGTGCCTTAGACAGTCAGCTAGAGGCTACAGTGATCGAGAACGGGGAGAATTTCTCCGTTGGTGAGAGACAACTCATGTGCATGGCTCGTGTTCTCCTCAGGAATAGCAAG GTGTTATTGATGGATGAAGCTACGGCAGCCATTGATACAGAGACAGACAGTCTGATTCAGCAAACGATACGAGATGCATTCAAGGAATGTACAATCCTCATCATAGCGCACCGGCTCAATACCATACTGGATTGTGATAAGATCATGGTCATGGAGAAGGGACAG ATTGTCGAGTTGGATACACCCAAGGCATTGCTAGCGGATCCAGCATCTCAGTTCAGTGCCATGCTGGAAGCTTCAGAACATAACAAAGGACAACTCGAttga